The window GTGGCCTACAAGGGCTACCTCGACGATCTCCAGCTGACCGAGAAGGTCAAGGAGCTGACCGCCTAGTAGGTGGTCGGCGGGGCGGGAGACTGCCAGGCCGGCTTCTCCGACGGCATCAGGATCCAGGCGAGCGGGTAGACCAGGATCTGGCTGCCCGGGATCACGAAGAGGATCAGCACGAACAGCATCCGGGCGATCCACGGGTCGATGCCGAAGCGGCGGCCGAGGCCAGCGCAGACGCCGGCGATCATCCGGCCGTCCTGCGGGCGAACCAGGCCCTGACGGGCGAGCGAGTCGTGCACGGCGTTCATGAGGGGATCCCTGCCTTCACTGGTGGTGAACTGATGACTCCATGGTGTCGCCGGACGGGGGCCGGCCGCATCGGGCATGGCCCCGATCCTCGTCTCGGGGATCTCCATGAGGCCGCCGCCTATTCGGGAAGAGACAGCGCCCTATACAGTGCGAGCGCATACGTAAGGGGGCGCTCCGGGGGGCAGCGGAATGGTCGACGGCTCAGTGCCGGGTGAGCGGACACAACCGCTACGCACCGGCGATCCCCCGACCCTCGGGGAGTACGAGCTGGTCGGTCGGCTCGGTGAGGGCGGCATGGGTACGGTCTACCTGGCCCGTACCGGTGCCGGAGTGCTCGTCGCGGTCAAGATGGTGCGCGCCGACCTGGCCCACGACGACGAGTTCCGGCGGCGGTTCCGCAGCGAGGTCAACCGGGCCCGGCAGGTGCCGCCGTTCTGCACCGCCGAGGTGCTCGACGCCGACCCCGACCACGAGTCGCCGTACCTGGTCGTCGAATACGTCGACGGGCCCACCCTGGCCGAGGTGGTCGAGCAGCGCGGGCCGCTGACCAGCGCCAACCTGCACGGCGTCGCGATCGGGGTGGCCACCGCGCTGACCGCGATCCACGGTGCCGGGGTGATCCACCGCGACCTCAAGCCGCGCAACGTGCTGCTGGCGCCGGGCAGTCCCAAGGTGATCGACTTCGGGATCGCCCGGGCGATGGAGGCGACCAGCGCCAACACCCGCACCGATCAGATGGTCGGCACGGTCGCCTACATGGCGCCGGAGCGGTTCTCGTCGGACGAGGAAGTCCCGCTCACCCCGGCCGCGGACGTGTTCGCCTGGGGGAGTGTGGTGGCGTATGCGGGGACCGGCCGCACGCCGTTCTACGCCGACTCGCCACCGGCCATGGCGGCCCGGATCCTCACCCAGCCGCCCCGGCTGGACGGCCTCAGCGGCCCGCTGCGCGATCTGGTGGCGCACTCGCTGGAGAAGGACCCGGCCAACCGGCCCAGTTCCCGGGAGCTGCTCGACCTGCTGATCTCCGGTAAGCAGCGGCCGGCCGCGACCGCCGCGGCCTTCGCCGACCAGCCGGATCTGCGGGCCGCCGCGGTCGAGGCGCAGGCGGTCACCGGTGTCGCGCCGGAACCCTCGGTGAGCCTGCCGACCCTGGCCATCCCACCGGGGATGGTCGGCTACGACGAGAACTCGATCGTCACCGTGCCGATCTCCGCGGACCAGGCGGCCGTCCCGCGGCCCGCGGCCGGTCAGGGCCGCCGCTGGGCGATGCCGGCCCTGCTCGCGGTCTTCGTGTCGGCCCTGGTCGCCGGGGCCGTCCTGGTGGCCCTGGAGCTGCGCAACGACGACGACCGCCGGTCCGGTGCGGCGTCCCCGACGTCCCCGACGCCGACACCGGTGGTCACCATCGACTCGCCGACCGGGCCACCCCGGTTGCAGGACACCCTGAAGCGGCAGGCGCTGTGGACCGCCAAGGACTATCCGGAGGAGACGGCGAAGTGCTACTTCGCCGACAACGCGCTGGTGGCCCACCGGGACCGGGCCGGGGTCTTCAAATGCTCGGGCCCGCTCGACGAGATCCCCGCCGACATGCATGTCGAGGTGACGGTTCGGCTCAACACGGCGGGCAGCTGCGCGGCCATCTGGTTCCGCAACGTGGGTCAGGTCGGCTACCAGGCCCGGGTGTGCGAGAACGACATCTACATCGGGCTGCACAACCGGGACGGCGACGGCAAGATCAAGGTGCTCAAGACGCTGTCCCTGGGCGACAGCCCGATCGGGCTGGCCCCCGTGTCGACCCGGATCGGGCTGATCGCCCGGGGCGAGACGGTCGAGGTGTACCGGGACGGCGTCCTCGTCGGCGAGGCCCCGCTGATCGAGCGACGGCTCCAGCTCCAGGAGGGCCGGGTGCTGCTCGGCGTCTACAACGCCCGCGACGTGCCGGACACCGGGCCCTACGAGGTGGCCTTCACCGACATCAAGATCTGGGACGTGAAGTGACGAGGCCCGGGCGATCACCCGGGCCTCGTTCCGATCAGTCCCGGGTCAGCCCGGCCCGGCGCAGCGCGTCGGCCATGGCGCTGTTGCCGAAGCTGTTCCCGCCGCCGCCACCCTGACCGCCACGCTGGCCGCCGCCCTGCCGGGGCTGGCGCTGCCCGCCCTGGCCGCCGCCGCGCTGCTGTCCGCCCTGGCCGCCGCCGCGCTGCTGCCCGCCGCCGCGCTGCCCGCCGCCCTGGCCACGGTCCTCCCGCGGCGGCCGACCCTTGTTCGGCTCGTCGCTCAGGCGCATGGTCAGCGAGATCCGCTTGCGGACCGGGTCGACCTCCAGCACGCGGACCTTCACCACGTCACCGGACTTGACCACCTCGCGCGGGTCCTGCACGAACTTGTCGGACAGTGCCGACACGTGCACCAGACCGTCCTGGTGCACGCCGATGTCGACGAACGCGCCGAACGCCGCCACGTTGGTCACCTGGCCCTCCAGGACCATGCCCGGCTTCAGGTCGGCGATCTTCTCGACGCCCTCGGCGAAGGTCGCCGTGGTGAACGCCGGCCGCGGGTCGCGGCCCGGCTTCTCCAGCTCCTTGAGGATGTCGGTGATGGTCGGCAGGCCGACCGTGTCGGTGACGAACTTGTCCGGCCGGATGCCCTTCAACAGCGGGCTGTTGCCGATCATCGTCTTCACGTCCGATCCGGCGTCCGCCGCGATCGTCCGGACCAGCGGGTACGACTCCGGGTGCACGCTGGAGAAGTCGAGCGGGTCCTCACCGTCGCGGATCCGGAGGAAGCCGGCGCACTGCTCGAACGCCTTCGGCCCGAGCCGGGCCACGTTCTTGATCTCCTTGCGGTTCTTGAACGGGCCGTTCTGGTCGCGGTGCAGCACGATGTTCTCGGCCAGACCGGCGGTGATCCCGGAGACCCGGGTCAGCAGCGGCGCGGAGGCGGTGTTGATGTCCACGCCGACGCCGTTCACACAGTCCTCGACCACCGCGTCCAGCGAGCGGGCCAGCTTCACCTCGGACAGGTCGTGCTGGTACTGCCCGACGCCGATCGACTTCGGGTCGATCTTCACCAGCTCGGCCAGCGGGTCCTGCAGCCGGCGGGCGATCGAGACCGCGCCGCGCAGCGACACGTCCAGGCCCGGGAGCTCCTGCGACGCGTACGCCGAGGCCGAGTAGACCGACGCGCCCGCCTCGGAGACGACCACCTTGGTCAACTTCGCGTCCGGGTGCTTCTTGATCAGCTCGGTGGCCAGCTTGTCGGTCTCCCGCGACGCGGTGCCGTTGCCGATCGCGATCAGCTCGACGTTGTGCTTCGACGCCAGCGCGGCCAGCCGGTGGATCGACTCGTCCCACTTGTTCTGCGGGACGTGCGGGTAGATCGTGTCGGTCGCGACCACCTTGCCGGTCGCGTCCACCACGGCGACCTTCACCCCGGTGCGGAAACCGGGATCCAGACCCATCGTGGTACGGGTCCCGGCGGGCGCCGCGAGCAGCAGGTCACGCAGGTTGGCGGCGAACACCCGCACCGCCTCGTCCTCGGCCGCCTCGCGCAGCCGGACCCGCAGGTCGGCGCCGAGGTGGATGAGGATCCGGGTGCGCCACGCCCAGCGGACCGTGTCGACCAGCCACTTGTCACCGGCCCGGCCGTGGTCGCTGATGCCGTTGCGCCCGGCGATGCGGCCCTCGAAGTAGCCCTCGTCCTCCTCCGGATGCGGCTCCATGGTGAGGTCGAGGACGTCCTCCTTCTCCCCGCGCAGCATCGCCAGGATGCGGTGCGAGGGCAACTTGCCGTACGGCTCGGCGAAGTCGAAGTAGTCGGAGAACTTCGCCCCGTCGGTCTGCTTGCCGTCGCGGACCTTGGCGACCAGCCGGCCGCGTGTCCACATCTGCTCACGGAGCTCACCGATCAGGTCGGCGTCCTCGGCGAACCGCTCGATCAGGATGGCCCGGGCACCGTCCAGGGCGGCCTGGGGGTCGGCCACCCCCTTCTCGGCGTCCACGAACGCGGCGGCGGCCGCTTTCGGGTCGACCGTGGGGTCGCCCAGCAAACCGTCGGCGAGCGGCTCCAGGCCGGCCTCCCGGGCGATCATCGCCTTGGTCCGCCGTTTCGGCTTGAACGGGAGGTAGATGTCCTCCAGGCGGGCCTTCGTGTCGGCCTCGAGGATCTGCTGCTCCAGAGCGTCGTCGAGCTTGCCCTGGGAGCGGATCGACTCCAGCACCGCGGCCCGCCGGTCCTCCAGCTCCCGCAGGTAGCCCAGGCGCTCCTCCAGGGTGCGCAGCTGGGCGTCGTCGAGGGTGCCGGTCACCTCCTTGCGGTAGCGGGCGATGAACGGCACGGTGGCCCCGCCGTCGAGCAGCTCGACCGCGGCGGTGACCTGCCCTTCCCGTACCCCGAGCTCCGAGGCGATGCGCTGATGGATAGCTGTCGTCACGTCGACGATTGTTACCGAGCCCGCGCCGCCTTGTCGCGCCACCCCGCACTGTCACCCGCGCGCGACCGTCCCACGGCCGTCCGCCGGTGTGCCGGAGTGCCGGAGGTACCGCTTGCGAGGGACGCCCGGAACCGTCATGAACCGTCCGGGTGGCGTCCCGCGTACCCCGATGTCGCGAATGTCACGTCGGTCTTGCGCGGCGTGTCACGGTGGCGCGGACGCCGCCGATCCTGACCAAGATCGCCCCGGATCATCGCCGGGCCGCCCCACGGAACCGCCATCGGGGCTGTGACCTGCGCCATCATCCTCTTCGGGGCGGTCCGGGGCGAGATCGGCCCCACAGTGGCATACCAGGGATCCGCAGACACTTGGTAGGAGGTACTAGAGACAACGGAATTGGCCTTTGGCACAGTTGTCACATGACGCTTGCTGTCCGGGCGGTCGCCGCCACTGATCAGGGCCTGGTCCGGTCCAACAACGAAGACGCCGTCTTCGTCGGTAATCGACTCTTCGTGGTGGCGGACGGCATGGGCGGACTGCCCGCCGGTGAGCTGGCGAGCGACATCCTGGTGCAGAGTCTCAGCGTCGTCGACACCGCGCCGGACAACGGCGAGCCGCTGCAGGATCTGATCAACGCGTTGCAGACCGCCAACCAGCGGATCGAGGCGTCGGTCGCCGAGGACGACGCCCGTGACGGCATGGGTACGACGGTGACCGCGCTCCTGCTCTCCGGCGATCGGCTGGCCGCCCTCAACGTCGGTGACTCGCGCTGCTACCTGCTCCGCGACGGTGACTTCCAGCAGCTCACCCGGGACGACACCTATGTGCAGGCGCTCGTCGACCAGGGTGTGCTCACGCCCGACGACGCCCGGCGGCACCCGCAGCGGGCGCTGGTCACCCAGGCCGTGCAGGGCGGCCCGTTCCGGCCGGCCGGGCGGATGATCCCGGCCCGGATCGGCGACCGGTACCTGCTGTGCAGCGACGGGCTCTCCGACTACGTCGAGGACATCGTGATCGCCCAGACGCTGCGCGATGTCACCGATCGCAAGATGTGCGCGGCCGAGCTGGTCAACCGCACCCTGGAGAACGGGGCGCCGGACAACGTCACGGTGATCGTCGCCGACGTCGTCGAAGCCTGACGGCGATGATCAGAGGCCGTCGCATCCTCGCCGGTGCGGCGGCGGCCGTCGTGATCACGGTCCATCGCCTCGCGGTCCGTCTCTCTGCGGTCCGTCTTCCTGAAGTCCGTCGCCTCGCGGTCCGTCGCTTTGCTGTCGGCGTCGCGGCGGCCGTCCTCGTCCCCGCCCTGGCGGCCTGCTCCGGCACGGAGACCGAGGCGCCGCTGCCCGAGCTGAGGCTGCGGGCGACCGCCGAACAGTGGCGGCAGGACGAGGTGGCCCGGCAGCTCGGGATCGCCCTGCACAACGATGGCGACGCGCCGGTCTGGATCTCCCGGGTCGAGCCGGACCTGCCGTCCTTCGAGGGCGAGACGCCGGCCGACACAGAGGCCCTCCTGCCGCCGAACGGGCTGCGGGTGGACGTGACCGTGCCC of the Actinoplanes sichuanensis genome contains:
- a CDS encoding PP2C family protein-serine/threonine phosphatase — translated: MTLAVRAVAATDQGLVRSNNEDAVFVGNRLFVVADGMGGLPAGELASDILVQSLSVVDTAPDNGEPLQDLINALQTANQRIEASVAEDDARDGMGTTVTALLLSGDRLAALNVGDSRCYLLRDGDFQQLTRDDTYVQALVDQGVLTPDDARRHPQRALVTQAVQGGPFRPAGRMIPARIGDRYLLCSDGLSDYVEDIVIAQTLRDVTDRKMCAAELVNRTLENGAPDNVTVIVADVVEA
- a CDS encoding serine/threonine protein kinase, which codes for MVDGSVPGERTQPLRTGDPPTLGEYELVGRLGEGGMGTVYLARTGAGVLVAVKMVRADLAHDDEFRRRFRSEVNRARQVPPFCTAEVLDADPDHESPYLVVEYVDGPTLAEVVEQRGPLTSANLHGVAIGVATALTAIHGAGVIHRDLKPRNVLLAPGSPKVIDFGIARAMEATSANTRTDQMVGTVAYMAPERFSSDEEVPLTPAADVFAWGSVVAYAGTGRTPFYADSPPAMAARILTQPPRLDGLSGPLRDLVAHSLEKDPANRPSSRELLDLLISGKQRPAATAAAFADQPDLRAAAVEAQAVTGVAPEPSVSLPTLAIPPGMVGYDENSIVTVPISADQAAVPRPAAGQGRRWAMPALLAVFVSALVAGAVLVALELRNDDDRRSGAASPTSPTPTPVVTIDSPTGPPRLQDTLKRQALWTAKDYPEETAKCYFADNALVAHRDRAGVFKCSGPLDEIPADMHVEVTVRLNTAGSCAAIWFRNVGQVGYQARVCENDIYIGLHNRDGDGKIKVLKTLSLGDSPIGLAPVSTRIGLIARGETVEVYRDGVLVGEAPLIERRLQLQEGRVLLGVYNARDVPDTGPYEVAFTDIKIWDVK
- a CDS encoding PspC domain-containing protein; this encodes MNAVHDSLARQGLVRPQDGRMIAGVCAGLGRRFGIDPWIARMLFVLILFVIPGSQILVYPLAWILMPSEKPAWQSPAPPTTY
- a CDS encoding Tex family protein gives rise to the protein MTTAIHQRIASELGVREGQVTAAVELLDGGATVPFIARYRKEVTGTLDDAQLRTLEERLGYLRELEDRRAAVLESIRSQGKLDDALEQQILEADTKARLEDIYLPFKPKRRTKAMIAREAGLEPLADGLLGDPTVDPKAAAAAFVDAEKGVADPQAALDGARAILIERFAEDADLIGELREQMWTRGRLVAKVRDGKQTDGAKFSDYFDFAEPYGKLPSHRILAMLRGEKEDVLDLTMEPHPEEDEGYFEGRIAGRNGISDHGRAGDKWLVDTVRWAWRTRILIHLGADLRVRLREAAEDEAVRVFAANLRDLLLAAPAGTRTTMGLDPGFRTGVKVAVVDATGKVVATDTIYPHVPQNKWDESIHRLAALASKHNVELIAIGNGTASRETDKLATELIKKHPDAKLTKVVVSEAGASVYSASAYASQELPGLDVSLRGAVSIARRLQDPLAELVKIDPKSIGVGQYQHDLSEVKLARSLDAVVEDCVNGVGVDINTASAPLLTRVSGITAGLAENIVLHRDQNGPFKNRKEIKNVARLGPKAFEQCAGFLRIRDGEDPLDFSSVHPESYPLVRTIAADAGSDVKTMIGNSPLLKGIRPDKFVTDTVGLPTITDILKELEKPGRDPRPAFTTATFAEGVEKIADLKPGMVLEGQVTNVAAFGAFVDIGVHQDGLVHVSALSDKFVQDPREVVKSGDVVKVRVLEVDPVRKRISLTMRLSDEPNKGRPPREDRGQGGGQRGGGQQRGGGQGGQQRGGGQGGQRQPRQGGGQRGGQGGGGGNSFGNSAMADALRRAGLTRD